Part of the Longimicrobiaceae bacterium genome, TCCGCCTGCACCCCACCACGGTGGTCTCGGGGCTGTACGACCGGACGATGTACCAGTCGGGCGGGATCCCGATCTCCTCCGTGTGCGACGAGTTCATCCGCGGCGACGGGGACGGGTACGGATTCTGGATCGAGTGCCCGCCGCTCTACCCAGCGGTCTCGGCGGTGGCGCTCCCCGGCTTCGGAGCGCGCCACCGCGAGGCGATGGAGACCCTCCCCCGGCTGTGCACGATGATCGTCCTCACCCGCGACGGCGCCGACCGCGCCCGCTCCAGCGGCGAGGTCCGCGTGGACCGGCGCGGACGGACGCGCATCCGCTACCGCCTCGCCGCGGCGGACGGGCGGATGGCACTGCGGGGGATCGAGGCCGCGGCGCGGATCCAGCTCGCCGCGGGGGCCGAGGAGGTGGCGACGCTGCACGCGGACGAGTGCCGGATCCGCTGCGCCGCGGAGCTGGGGGAAATCGCGCGGCGCGGCTTCGCGCCCAACCGGCTGGGGCTCATGTCCGCGCACGTCAACGGCACCTGCCGCATCGGCCGCGACCCGGACACGAGCGGGTGCTCCCCCTCCGGCGAGCGCTGGCGCGTCCCGGGGCTGTACGTCTGCGACGGGTCGCTCCTCCCCACGGCGCCGGGGGTGAACCCGCAGGAGACCATCATGGCGCTGGCCTCCGTGGTGGCGGAGCGGATCCACGCGCGCCACCGGACGGGCTGACCGGGCCCGCCCCGGCCCGGGGCTCCCCGGGCGGGCGTGCGGACGTGTATCTTTGTCTCTTCCTCCCGAGCTCACGCGTTCCCCGGACCGACCATGACGCAGCGCCCTCGTTCGTATCGCGCCTCCGTCCTCGCCGCCGCCCTCGCCTCGGTCGCGCTGGCGGGCGCCGTCCCCGCCGCGGCCCAGGATGCCGCCGCCCTGCGCGCCGAGGCGGACCGCCGCGCCGCAGAGGTGCAGCCGCGCGTGGTGGCGTGGCGGCGCGACATCCACCAGCACCCGGAGCTCTCCAACCGCGAGACGCGCACGGCGAAGCTGGTCGCGGACCACCTGCGCGGCCTGGGGATGGAGGTGCGCACCGGCGTCGCCCACACCGGGGTGGTGGGGGTGCTGCGCGGCGGCCGGCCCGGGCCGGTGGTCGCCCTCCGCGCGGACATGGACGCGCTCCCGGTCACCGAGCAGACCGACCTCCCCTTCCGGAGCACCGTCCGCACGACGTACAACGGGCAGGAGGTGGGGGTGATGCACGCCTGCGGGCACGACCTGCACACGGCCATGCTGATGGGCACCGCGCAGGTGCTCGCCGGGATGCGGGAGCGGATCCCCGGCACGGTGGTCTTCATCTTCCAGCCGGCGGAGGAGGGGCCCCCGCCCGGCGAGGAGGGCGGCGCGCGGCTGATGGTGAAGGAAGGGGTGCTGCAGGACCCGAAGCCCGACGCCGTCTTCGGGCTGCACGTCTGGCCACAGCCGGTGGGGACGCTCCACTTCCGCCCGCTCGGCACCATGGCGGCCGCCGACAACGTGCGCATCGTCGTGCGCGGGAAGCAGACGCACGGCGCGGTGCCCTGGGGCGGGGTGGACCCCATCGTCGTCGGGGCGCAGATCGTCAGCGCCCTGCAGGCCATCCCGGCGCGGCAGCTCGACCTGACCGTCGCCCCGGCGGTGGTCACCATCGGCAGCTTCCAGGGCGGCGTGCGCCAGAACATCATCCCGGACTCGGTGGTGATGCTGGGCACCATCCGCACCTTCGACACCACGATGCAGCGCGAGACGCACGAGCGCGTCCGCCGCACCGCGCAGATGATCGCCCAAGCGGCGGGCGCCACCGCGGAGGTGGAGATCCGCGAGGCCGCCGCGCTCACCTTCAACGACCCGGAGCTCACGGCGCGCATGGCGCCCACCCTGGCGCGCGTCGTCGGGCCGGAGCGCCTCGGGACGGTGCGCCCCATCACCGCCGCGGAGGACTTCTCGTACTATCAGCAGCAGGTGCCCGGGATGTTCTTCTTCCTGGGGATCGTCCCCGAGGGGCAGGACCCGGCGCGCGTCCCCGCCAACCACTCGCCGCACTTCTTCGCCGACGAGGGCGCGCTCCCGGTGGGCGTCCGCGCCATGGCGCACGTGGCCGTGGACTTCCTCACCGGAGGGTGACGGGACAGGGGCTGGGCCGCGGGTAAACAGTGATGCGGCAGGAACCTGCGCCGGTTCCCGGGGTTCTGGTGTGTGGGATCCACACACCGGAGGGAGAATGACCCGCAAGCACTTTCTGGGCAGCCTGCTCGGCCTGGCCGCCGTTCCGTTCCTCGGCCGCGTGGGCGCGGACGGGGAGGCGGCGGCGGCGGCGCCCGCGCAGGACCGGCAGCGCATCGCGAAGCTGAACAAGCCGAAGGCCGAATGGCGCAAGCTGCTCACGCCCGCGGCCTATGCCGTGCTCTTCGAGGAGGACACCGAGCGCCCGCGCTCCAGCCCGCTGGACAAGGAGTACCGCGACGGCACCTACGTCTGCGCGGCCTGCCACCTCCCCCTCTTCGAATCCGCGGCGAAGTACGACAGCGGGACGGGGTGGCCGAGCTTCTGGAAGCCCATCTCCGGGCGTGTCGCCACGAAGCGGGACTTCAAGATGATCCTGCCGCGCACCGAGTACCACTGCGTCCGCTGCGGCGGGCACCAGGGGCACGTCTTCGACGACGGCCCACGCCCCACCGGCAAGCGCTACTGCAACAACGGGGTGGCGCTGCGGTTCGTCCCCCAGGGGACCCCGCTTCCCGAGCTGAGGAGC contains:
- a CDS encoding GMC oxidoreductase, with translation ATGAPRGRVTVEAPIVVLAGGAVGTPALLQRSGMGGGGVGKWLRLHPTTVVSGLYDRTMYQSGGIPISSVCDEFIRGDGDGYGFWIECPPLYPAVSAVALPGFGARHREAMETLPRLCTMIVLTRDGADRARSSGEVRVDRRGRTRIRYRLAAADGRMALRGIEAAARIQLAAGAEEVATLHADECRIRCAAELGEIARRGFAPNRLGLMSAHVNGTCRIGRDPDTSGCSPSGERWRVPGLYVCDGSLLPTAPGVNPQETIMALASVVAERIHARHRTG
- a CDS encoding amidohydrolase; this translates as MTQRPRSYRASVLAAALASVALAGAVPAAAQDAAALRAEADRRAAEVQPRVVAWRRDIHQHPELSNRETRTAKLVADHLRGLGMEVRTGVAHTGVVGVLRGGRPGPVVALRADMDALPVTEQTDLPFRSTVRTTYNGQEVGVMHACGHDLHTAMLMGTAQVLAGMRERIPGTVVFIFQPAEEGPPPGEEGGARLMVKEGVLQDPKPDAVFGLHVWPQPVGTLHFRPLGTMAAADNVRIVVRGKQTHGAVPWGGVDPIVVGAQIVSALQAIPARQLDLTVAPAVVTIGSFQGGVRQNIIPDSVVMLGTIRTFDTTMQRETHERVRRTAQMIAQAAGATAEVEIREAAALTFNDPELTARMAPTLARVVGPERLGTVRPITAAEDFSYYQQQVPGMFFFLGIVPEGQDPARVPANHSPHFFADEGALPVGVRAMAHVAVDFLTGG
- the msrB gene encoding peptide-methionine (R)-S-oxide reductase MsrB, translating into MTRKHFLGSLLGLAAVPFLGRVGADGEAAAAAPAQDRQRIAKLNKPKAEWRKLLTPAAYAVLFEEDTERPRSSPLDKEYRDGTYVCAACHLPLFESAAKYDSGTGWPSFWKPISGRVATKRDFKMILPRTEYHCVRCGGHQGHVFDDGPRPTGKRYCNNGVALRFVPQGTPLPELRS